A window of Microbispora hainanensis genomic DNA:
ACACCGTCACCGGTCTCGCGCGCTCGGACGCCGCCGCCGCCCGGCTGGAGTCGCTGGGCGCCGCACCCCACCGCGGCTCTCTGGACGATCTCGACAGTCTGCGCCGGGGGGCCGAGGCCGCCGACGGAGTCCTGCACATGGCCTACGGCGGCGACTTCTCCGACCTCGACGACATGATGAGACGCGACCGGACCGCGATCGAGACGCTCGGCCGGCCGCTGGAACACTCGGGCAAGCCGTTCGTCGTCACCTCCGGCACCCTGGTCATGCCCGCCGGCCGGGAGGCCACCGAGAAGGACGAGCCCGACACGGCCGGGATCGCGGGCTTCCGCATCGCGGGTGAGCGGGCCTGCCTGGACTTCGCCGCCCGGGGAGTGCTCGCGAGCGTGGTCCGCCTGGCCCCCACCGTCCACGGTCCCCGCGACCACGGGTTCATCCCCATGCTCATCGCCACCGCGCGGAAGACCGGCGTCTCGGCGTACGTCGGGGACGGCGCCAACCGGTGGCCCGCGGTGCACCGGCTCGACGCGGCCGTCCTGTTCCGGCTCGCGCTGGAGAAGGCGCCCGCGGGCAGCGTGCTGCACGGCGTGGCGGAAAGCGGCGTCACGATGAGGAGCATCGCGGAGACGATCGCCCGCGGTCTGGGGGTGCCCACGGTCTCGCTGACCCCGCAGGAGGCCGCCACGCACTACGTCAGCCCGTTCATGGCCACCGTCTACGGCTTCGACGGGCCCGTCTCCAGCGCGTACACGCGGGAGCTGCTCGGCTGGTCGCCCGCCCACCCGGGCCTGCTCGACGACCTGGAGCACGGCGACTACCTGGACGCGCCGGCCTCCTGACCGGACGACCCGGCGCCCGCAGGACGTGCGGCGGGCGCCCGGACGACGTGGACGCCCGCCGCGCGGTCAGAGGTCGGCGGACGAGAGCAGCCGCTCGGCCTCCTCGTCCGAGATCTCCTCCAGCTCGGCCACCAGGAGGTCCTCCAGCGCGACCGCCAGCTCGGCCACGGTGCGCCGCTCGAAGATCGTCCGGACCGGGACCTCCACCCCGGTCGCCCGGCGCAGCCGGGCCGCGATCCTCGTGGCCAGCAGCGAGTGCCCGCCCAGCGTGAAGAAGTCGTCGTTCACGCCGATGGTGTCCACGCCGAGCAGCTCCGACCAGATCTCGGCCACCAGCAGCTCCGCGTCCGTGCTGGGCGCGACGTGCCCGGCCGACGAGGCCCGCACCGGCGCGGGCAGGGCCGCGCGGTCCACCTTGCCGCGGCTGGTGAGCGGCAGCGCGTCGAGCACGACCCAGGCGGTCGGCACGAGGTGGCGCGGCAGGGTCCGCGCGAGGTGCGCGGCCAGCTCCTCCCCGGTCGCGGTCCCGGTGACGTACGCGACCAGTTCCTCGGCGTGGACCGTGACGAACGCCTGGCCGACGCCCGGATGGTCGAGCAGCCGCGCCTCGACCTCGCCCGGCTCGATGCGGAAGCCGCGGACCTTGAGCTGCCCGTCGAGCCGTCCGAGGAACTCCAGCGTGCCGTCCTGGTTCCAGCGCGCCCGGTCGCCGGTGCGGTATCTCCGCGATCCGGGCGGCCCGAGCGGGTCGGGGACGAAGGCGGCGGCCGTGAGCGCCGGGCGGCGCAGGTAACCGCGCGCCACCCCGGCGCCGCCGATGACCAGCTCGCCGATCACGCCCTTCGGCACCGGCGCCCCGGCCGCGTCGAGCACGTGGACCGTCGTCGCGCCGACCGGCCGGCCGATCGGGGGCCTGCCGTACGGCGTCGGGCCGAGGTCGGTGGCGGTCGCGATGACCGCCGCCTCGGTCGGGCCGTAGGTGTTCACCAGGCGGACACGGTCGCCGAACCGGCCGTGCCACCGCGCCACCGCGCCGCCGGACGCCTGCTCGCCGCCGATGACGACCAGGCGGAGCGCGGGCGGCCAGGCGATCTGGTCGATCTCCTCGACCAGGTGGTGCCAGTAGGCGGTGGGCAGGTCGAGCATCGTGACCCGCTCGCCGCCCGGGGCGGCCAGCAGGTCGGGCAGCGTCGCCGCCCCGCCGGGCAGCAGCACCAGGGCCGCTCCGGCGGCGAGCGTGGGGAAGACCTCTTCGAGATGGGTGTCGAAACTCAGCGACGCGAACTGGACGACGCGGTCTCCGGGGGCCAGGCCGTACTCCTCCCGCATCCACCGGATCCGGGCCGCGATGGCGCGGTGCTCGACGGCGACGCCCTTGGGCCTGCCCGTGGAGCCGGAGGTGGAGATCACGTAGGCCAGGTCGCCCGGGCGCGTCTCCTGTGGTTCGCCCCGGTCGCCGAGGGCCGCCTCGTCCTCGCCTGCCAGCGGGCCGACGGCGGTGAGCCCGGCGGGCAGCGCCCGGGTCGTGATCACGTGCGTCGCCCCGGCGTCCGCGAGCGAGAAGGCCAGCCGCTCCTCCGGCTCCTCCGGCTCGAACGGCAGGTAGGCCGCACCGGCCCGCCAGACGGCGAGCAACGCGGTGATCGCCTCGACCGAGCGGGGCAGGCAGACGCCGACCACCTCGCCGGGGCGCACGCCCCGGGCCCGCAGCGCGGCGGCGAGCCGTGCCGCCCGCCGGTCCAGTTCGCCGTAGGTGACCTCGGTCTCCCCGCAGACCACCGCGACGGCGTGCGGCGTGCGCCGGACGACCTCCGCGATCATCTCGGGCACCGTCTCGGAACCCGCGGCCCCGGCGGTGTCGGCGCCGTCGCCGGCCATGGCCCGGATGTCGGCCTCGTCGTCCCCGGTCCAGACGCGCAGCTCGGAGATCCGGCGGCGCGGCTCGGCCACCGCCGATTCGACCAGGAGCAGGAAACGGTCGGCGAGCCTGCGGACGGCCTCCGCCTCGTGCGGGGACCCGCTGGACCCGTCGTGGCCGAACGACACGACGATCTCGCCGTCCTCGAACCACGCCTCGGCGTACAGGCCGAGCTTGACCTGCCGATATCCGTCCGGGAAGTAGCCGACGGACAGGTCGCCGAACGCCCGGCTGAGTCCCAGGTCCTGGGTGTGCAGGATGAACATGGTCGGCATCAGCGCCTCGGCGGGATGCCCGATCCGTTCGAACGGCACCGAGGGCCGGCTCAGCGCCGTCAGCGCCTCCTGCCGGGTGCGCGCCAGCAGCTCGGTGAACGACGGGTCGCCGTCGAGGTCTCCGCGCAGCACGACGGTCTGCGAGAGATAGCCGATCATCGGCTCCAGCTCGACCCGGTCGCGGCCCGCCACGGCCGTGCCGACGAGGACGTCGGTGTGGCCGGTGTGGCGGTGGAGCAGCACCTGGTAGGCCGCCATGAGCACGGTGAACAGCGTGGTCCTGTTCTCGCGGGCGAGCCGGTCGAGCTCGGCCGCGATCTCCCGGCCCAGCCGGACGACCTGGAAGTCCCCCTGGCCCTTGCCCCCGTTGCCCATGCCGCAGGGCAGGTCGGGCGGCGGCGGGTCGGCCAGCCGCTCCTGCCAGTACGGCACCGCGCGCTCGGCGCGGCGGCGCTGCCAGCGGGCGTAGTCGGACGGCTGGACCGGCAGCGGCGCCAGGCTCGGCGCACGCCCGTGCAGGCGCGCGGTGTAGCACTCCGCCAGGTCGTCGAAGAGGATCCCCAGCGACCAGCCGTCGCCGATGATGTGGTGCATCGTGACGCACAGCACATGGTCGAGCGCGCCGATCGTGATGAGCGCGACGCGCAGCGGCACGCCCTCGGCAAGGTCGAACGGCGCGTTCACCCGCTCGGCGACGATCCGCCGGGCGTGCTCCTCGTCGTCGGCCCGGATCCGCTGGACCGGCGGGACGGTGCCCGCCGCCCCCGGCGGCTCGGCGACCGCCCAGGGGACGCCGTCCTCCTCCTCGAACCGGGTGCGCAGGCCCTCGTGGCGGGCCACGACGTCGGCGAGGGCCCCTTCGAGGGCGGCCTCGTCGAGGGGTCCGCGCAGCCGGCGGACGTTGTACATGGTGTAGGAGGCGTCGGCGGGGTCGAGCCTCTGCAGCAGCCAGAGCCGTTCCTGGCTCGGAGACAGGGGCGCCCTCATTTGTCCGACGCCATCTCGTCGAGCACGGCCGCCAGGTCCTCGGCACTGAGGCCGTCGAGCTCGTCGCGGAGCGCGGCGATGTCGGCGAGGTCCAGGTCGTCGTCGTCGAGCCGGTCCATCGCCGCCGCCAGCTCGGCCACCGTGGGGTTCTCGAACAGCACCACGATCGGCACGTTGGTCGCGAAGCGCGCCTGGATCCTGGCGATGATCTGGGTGGCGGTCAGCGAGTGCCCGCCGAGCTCGAAGAAGTCGTCGTCGACGCCGACCGGCTCGGCGATGCCGAGCACCTCCCCCCACATCGTCGCGAGGTCCTCCTCCAGCGCGGTGGACGGCTGCCGGTACGGCCGGCTCCGCGCCCGGGTCCACTCGGGCACGGGCAGGGATTTGCGGTCGAGCTTGCCGTTGGGGGTGAGCGGCAGGGCGTCCAGCACCACGAGGTGCGCGGGCACCATGTATTCGGGCACGTCGCGGCGCAGCCGGTCACGCAGCGACGGCCACAGGCCGGCCTCCCCCGCCTCCCCGGGCTCCGCCTGCTCTCCGGCCTCCCCGGTCGCGCGTACGACGTAGGCGACCAGGCGCGGGAGCCCGTCGGGGCCGTCGCAGACGCCGACGGCGGCGTCGGCGACCTCGGGCGCGGCCCGCAGCACGCTCTCGATCTCGCCGAGCTCGATCCGGAACCCGCGCACCTTCACCTGCTGGTCGGCCCGGCCGAGATAGCAGAGCCTGCCGTTCTCGATCCTGGCGAGGTCGCCCGTGGCGTACAGGCGGGCCCCCGGCACTCCGGAGAACGGGTCGGGCAGGAACCTGGCGGCCGTCTGGCCCGGCATGCCGCGATATCCCCTGGCCAGACCGGCGCCGCCGATGTGCAGCTCGCCGGCCTCGCCGGGCGGCACGGGACGCCCGCCGGGGCCGAGGATGTGCACGGTCGTGTTGCCGATGGGCTCGCCGAGGTCGATGGGGGCGGGTGACGGGCTGACGCGCCCGGCCGTCGACCAGACCGTCGTCTCGGTCGGGCCGTACACGTTCCAGAGCCGGGCGCCGCCGTCGAGGAGGGCGTCGGCGAGGTCGCGGGGCAGCGCCTCGCCGCCGCACAGCCGGGTCGTGATGTTCTCGGGAACCCCGCCGGATTCGAGCAGGATGCGCCAGCTCGCCGGGGTCGCCTGCATGATCGTGACGGCCTCGGTCACGGCACGCGCCCGCAGGGCCCGGCCGTCCGCCGTCTCGTGCCCGGACGCGACCACGACTCGTGCGCCGCAGGTCAGCGGCAGGAGGAGCTCCAGCACCGAGATGTCGAACGACAATGTGGTGACCGCCAGCCAGGCGTCCCGGGGCGTGAGCTCCAGCAGGGTGGCGAAGGACTCCAGCAGGTTGACCACCGCGCCGTGCGGCACGGCGACGCCCTTGGGCCTGCCGGTGGAACCGGAGGTGTACATGAGATAGGCCAGGTCGCCCGTCGGGCCGTCGGCCGGCGCGTCGCCGTCAGCCGACGCCCCGCCTGCCAGGGGAACGCCGTCCTGCGAGAGCTCGACGACGTCGGGGACGCCGTCGAGCAGCCGCGACTCGACGCCCCGGCCGGCCAGCACGAGCCGGATGCCCGCGTCCTCCCGCATGAACCGGAGCCGCTCTTCGGGGAAGCCCGGGTCGAGCGGCACGTACGCGCCGCCGGCCCGCCACACGGCGAGCAGGGCGACGACCATGCCGGGGCAGCGCTCCAGGCACAGGCCCACCGGAACCTCGGGGCCGACGCCGCGGGCGCGCAGCAGCGCGGCCAGCCGGTCGACCCTGTCGTGCAGCTCCCGATAGGTCAGCACGCCGTCGGCGCCGCTCACCGCGACCGCGTCGGGGCTCGCGTCACGCCACCGGCGGATCAGCGCGAGCGCCGTATCAGGGAAGGTCACGCCGCTCACCGCGTCACTCACTTTCCACACCTTTCACTTCGGGAACGGGCCGCCCAGCGCGGACAGCGGGAGGTCCGGGTCGGCCCCGGCACGCCGTACGACCTCGGCGAAGCCGCCGAGGAGGCGGCGCGCGGTCTCGGGCGTGAACAGATCGCTGCTGTAGTCGAAGACGCCGCCCAGCCCCTCCGGGCCCCGCCACAGGTCCATCGAGACCTCCGACTTGGTGTGGCTGGGCGGGACCACGTAGACCTCGCGTTCGAGGTCGGCCATCCGGGTCCCCAGCAGATCGTCCTTGGGCAGGTTGTGCAGGTTGAACATGGCCTGGCACAGCGGCGGCCTGCTGATGTCGCGGGGCACCCGCAGCGCGGCCAGCACGTGCTCGAACGGCACCTCCGCGTGCCGCATCCCGGCCAGGGTCGCCTCCCGCACCCGGTCGAGCAGCTCGTGGAACGACGGGTCGCCGGACAGGTCGGCACGCAGCACCATCGTGTTGCCGAAGTAGCCGATCAGCGGAGCCAGCTCGCTGCGCGACCGGCCGGCCACCGGCACGCCGACGCAGAAGTCGGTCTGGCCCGACGCCAGGGCGAGGGTCGCCTGATAGGCGGCGACCAGGGCCATGAAGGACGTGCAGCGCCGCTTCCTGGCCACCTTCTCCAGCGGCGTGATCTCGTCCGGCGGCAGCAGCAGCTCCTCGCGTCCGCCGCGCCCCGACCAGCGGGCCGGGCGGGGACGGTCGGCAGGAAGGTCCAGCGCGGGCGCACCGGCCAGGCGGCTCGTCCAGTGGGCCAGGCCCGCCGTGTGGTCCCGCTGCCTCTCCTGTACGGCGAAGCGGGGATACTGCGTGGGCAGCTCCGGCAGCTCGGGCTCACGTCCCTCACGCCCGGCGGCGTAACACTCCGTGAGCTCGCGCAGGAGCACGTCGAGCGACCAGCCGTCCATCACGATGTGATGCAGGACGATGCACACGACCGCGTCGTCCTCACCCGCCTCGGCAAGGCCGACCCGCAGGGGAGGCGCGTTCTCCAGATCGAACGGGCGCTCGACGAACTCCTTCAGCACCCCGTCGAGGTCCGCCTCGCCGGACACCGCGAGCCGCTCCACCGGCACCGGCCCCGGCGGCAGCACGACCTGCACGGGCGCGTCCCCGCGCAGCCGGAAGCGGGTCCGCAGCACCTCGTGCCGCGCCACGATCCGGGTGAACGCCGCGGTCAGCGCGGCCACGTCGAGCGGCCCGCGCAGCCGCATGCACCAGGGCGTGTTGTAACTGGTGTCGCCGGGGTCGAAGCGGCTGAGGAACCACAGGCGCTCCTGGCCCGGCGACAGCGGCCACTCCTGTCCGCCGGGCTCCCGCTGAGCGGCTCCGAGGGAGCGCAGCAGCGCCGCCCGCCACTCGGGGGGCAGCCCGGCCAGCTTCTCGATCAGCGCGGCGCGGCGCTCCGCGCTGGTCATCTGTCCCGGGAGCCCGACGTCGCCGGGTCGCGTACGCTCCGCGTCTCCGGGTCGCGCGCGCTTAGGGGCCGCATGTCGGTCCACACGGTCTCGATGTGGTCCAGGCATTCCTGCCGGGTGCCCGTGAAGCCCGTGGCCCGCCACCCGGCGGGCGGTTCGCGGTCGCTCCACCATATGGAGTACTGCTCCTCGTCGTTGACGACCACGAGCATCGGGGAGTCGGTCATGTCACCTTCCCAAGACGGTCATTGCTGATGTCGGGGCCCCGGCCGCCGCCCTCGGCACGGCGGGGACAGGCGGGCCAGCCGTCGGGTCCGGCCGGCGGCGCGGCGCACAGGACGTAGTGGTGGGGAGCGAGCACGTCGGTCCGGCCTGCCGCGGCGCGCATCACGGCGGCGTGGACGGCCTCGGGCGTGTCCAGCCCGGGACGCGCGACGAGATACCCCGTCAGCCGGGCCGTGCCCCCCTCGCCGTCCCTGTCGTCAGCGCTGCCTGCGGCACCGTCGCCAGCCGCATCTCCGGTGCCGTCCGCGGCGCTGTCGCCGGCACCGTCTCCGGCCGCATCTCCGGCCTTGTCTGCAGCGCCGCCTCCGGCACTGTCGCCGTCCGCATCTCCGGCGCTGCCTGCGGCACTGTCTCCGGGGGCATCTGCGGCGCTGTTTCCGGCGTCCGCCGCGGTGTGCTCGATCACGACCGCGGCGAGGTCGGTGCCGCACGCGCGACGCAGCAGCGCCTCGGTCTCCGGCACGTCCACCCAGTCGTGGCCGATCGCCGTCCATCCGGCGGGGCGCGCCACCGGGTCCAGGCCCGCGATCTTCGCCACCTGGTCCAGCGGCACGTCCTCGGAGACCGCCCGGACCAGCAGCTCCTCCAGGCCGGTGAGCATCCGCAGGGCGACGTCGCCGGGCAGGAACGCCGTGTCCACCAGCACGTAGAACTCGCAGGTGGACGGGGACGGGCCGGTGGCGAAGAAGATCCGCGCCTTGACCTTCGAGTAGGCGCCGACGAAGAACGTGCGGGTCCGCTTCCGCAGCGCGGCGAGCGCCGCGGCGTCCCCGGGATCGGCCGCCGGCAGGCCCTGCCAGCGGCCCCCCTGCCTGACGTCGTTGAAGAACGCGTCCAGGTCGATGTCGGCGCCGCGGCTCCACGCCTCCGCGTCCCACGCGGCGTGCACGAGCGCGGGGTCGTAGTGCCCGTTCCGGTAGGTCGCCATGGTCCTGCGGTGTCCGTGCCGCAGCGCGTCGGCGAACGTGCCGGTCCCCAGCTCGATGACGCACAGCCCGTCCTGGGCGGCGGGCCCGGCCATCGCCTCCATGCCCGGGTGGTGCCGGTTCGACACGATGAGCTGCAGCGCCGCCGTACTGTGCCCGGTGACGGCGGCCAGCAGCGCTGCGCTCGCGACCGTGAGCACGCTGGAGGTCGTCACACCGTGGCGGGCGGCGAGCGCCTCGGCGGCGACGGCCGCCGCCGGGGAGTCCATCCCGTGCCGGACGAAACGCGGCTCCTCGGGCTCCCGCATCGGGAAGTCGAACATCGAACGCGGAGCGGACGCCAGACCGGTCCGCCAGTGCCGCAGCGCCTGGCCGCCGGGCGGCGGGTCCGACCGTTCGAAGGCCGCCTGGTCGAGCGGCTGCCGGCTCGGGGCGGGCAGGTCCTCCCCGGCGACGAGCCGCGGCCACTCCGCGGCCACCATGTTCAGCGACCAGCCGTCGAGCGCGAGATGCGACAGCGCGAGCGCCAGCGCACGCGGCCGGCCCCGCTGGCAGACGACCGCGCACCGGATCGGCAGCTCGGCCGCGTAGTCGAACCCGGTGGCGGCCAGCTCGGCGGCCAGCGCCTTGGCCGCGCTCATCGGCTTGGCCGCCGCCTCGTACACGCCGACGGTGAGCCGGCCCTCGCGGCTCACCCTCTGGATCGTGTCCTCACGAACCGTGTCCTCACGAACCGTGTCCTCACGAACCGTGCTCTCGCGAACCGTGTTCTCGCCGTCCGTCCCGTCGTCTTCCCGGGCCTCGTTCTCTCCGGCGTCGTTCTCTCCCGCGTCGTTCTCTCCGGCGCCGTTCTCCCCGGCGCCGTTCTCCCCGGCGTCGTCCCGGACGCGGACGAACGCCGTGCGCAGCGTCTCGTGCCGCTCGACGAGACGGCCCACGGCGCGCAGCACGGCGTCCAGACCGGCCGCGCCGGTCACCGGCAGGGTCCAGGCCAGGTTGAAGTAGGGGTCGCCGTCGTCCAGCCACTGCGTGGAGCGCCAGATCCCCTGCTGGCCCCAGGTCAGCGCGGCCTGCCCGCCCCGCGCGCCGCGGAACTCCACGGTGCGCGGCGGCAGCGGCGTGAGGCCGGTGACCTGCGCCGGCGGGCTCGCGGTCACTTCCGCTGCCCCGCGATGTGCTCGACCAGGCCGTCGAGCGTGTCGAGGTGGCCGCCGTCCAGGTCGACGTCACAGTCGAACTCGGTCTCCAGCATGTCGATCAGCCGCAGGTAGGCGATCGAGGTGAGGCCGAGCGCGGGCAGGCTGCACTCCGCCGCCAGGATGTCGGCGACGGCCAGGTCGCCGCCGCTCGCCTTCGCCACAAGTTCGGCCACGCGCTCCCGCATCACGCCTCCTCCCGCAGCCGGGCGACCTCCGCCGCGATGCCGTTGATCGTCGGGTCGTCGAAGAACACGTCGAAGGACAGCTCCACGTCCATCCGCTCGCGCACCTTCGCGATGATCTGGGTGATCGACAGCGAGTGCCCGCCGAGGTCGAACAGGTCCTCGTCCGGGCCGATCTCCGGCATGCCGAGCACCTCGCGCCAGATCTCGCCCACTTCGGCGGCGTACGGCACGGCGTCCGCCGCTCCGCCCCGCGCCGAGGCGGACGGCTCCTCGACCCGGCCGAAGGACGGCTCGACCACAGCAGGGAGGGGCAGGTCGGCCACGTCGGCGTCCGGGGCGGCGGCCACCGCGCGCAGCAGCGCGAGCAGGTGCTCGGCGACGCTCTCGCAGCCGGATCGGCTCAGCACGAGCGGGTTGAACTGCAGCCGGGCCGCGACGCCGTCCGGCGCGTCCACCACCTGCAGGTGCAGCGTGCCGCGCACCGCCTGGTTGAACGCCATCCACTCCACCGACGCCGCGACGCCGGGGAACTCCGGCGCGCTCGCGTCGCGCCTGCGGTAGCTGACCGACACCGGCGTCAGCGCGGTGCGCGGGCTCACGCCGCCGACGGCACGCGCGAGCGGCACCTGCCGGAACCGGTACGTGGCCCGCAGCTCGTCGCGTACGGCGCGGGCGAAGTCGGCGAACCTCCCGGCCGGGGCGGGGGCGGGCACCGGCAGCTCGTTGACGAACAGGCCGATGTGGTCCCGCGTCTCCTCGGTCCGGGTGGACAGGTCGACGGCCACCGCCGCGTCCTCGTTGCCGTACGCCGCGAGCAGGGTGTGCACGGCGGCGAGCACCAGCTCGAACCGGGTGACGCCCAGCTTGTCCGCGGCGACGGCGAGATCGGCGGGCAGCGCGAAGTCGACGGCTTCACCGGCAGCGGCGCGGATAGAGACCCCGGACAACCCGGGGAGCCGCAGATCCTGCCGGTCGTTCCAGCGGTCGCGCCAGAACTCGGCGGCCTCGCCGAGCAGCTCGGCCACCCGGGCGTTCTCCCGCTCGGTGATCTCGCCGTGCGTCAAGGGAAGGGCGGGCACCGGCCGCCCGGCGTACGCGGCGGCCAGGTCGCGCACCAGGATGTCCTTCGACATGCCGTCGAAGACGGCGTGGTGGGCGACGAAGACGAGCAGGTGCCGTTCCGGCGCGAGCCGGAACACGGTGAACCGGGCGGCCGGTCCGGCGCCCAGGTCCAGGGGAAGCGACGTCTCGCGGTCGACCAGCTCGCCCGCCTCGTATCCCGCGTCCTCGAACCCGGAGGCGTCCTCGAAGCCGATCGGCGGCGGCACGGCGGCGGGCACCAGGCGCACCTCGCCGTCCCGCTCCGCCAGGGCCGCGGCCAGCTGGGGATGCGCGCGTACGACGTCGTGGCAGGCGGCCTGCAGCCGGTCGACGTCGAGGGGGCCGTCGAAACGGACGGCCAGCGGCATGTGGTACACCCGGCCCCCGCAGCCCATCCGTTCCGTTATCCACATGCCGTGCTGTGCGAGGGAGGCCTGCTCCCCCTCGCCGATGAGTGTCGGTGACATCTCACTCGCCTTCCGTCGTGCTGCTCAGGCCGCCCAGCAGCGCGGGCAGCTCCTTCTTGATGACCTTGCCTGACTGGTTCCTGGGCAGGCTGTCGACCACGAGGACCCGTTCGGGCAGCTCGTGCCAGGCCAGCCGGTCCATCAGGAAGGCGCGCACCTCGCTCTCCGACAACCCGGGGCTCTCCGACAACCCGGGGCTCTCCGACAACCCGGGGCTCTCGGACAACCCGGGGCTCTCGGACGACCCGGGGCTTTCCGTGCTCGGCTTCGTCCTGGGCACGATCGCGGCGCCCAGCACGGAGCCCAGCACCGGATGCGGGAGCCCGAACACGGCCGCCTCGGCGATGCCCGGGTGCTCGTGAAGCGCGGCCTCCACCTGGAGCGTGGACACCTTGAACGCGCCGGTCTTCACCACGTCGCTCTCCCGGTCGACGAGGTAGAGGTAGCCGTCGGCGTCCACGTATCCGACGTCGCCCATGCGCACCCAGCCGTCGCGGAACGACCGGGCGCTGGCCTCGGCGTCGCCGTAGTAGGAGCGGGTGGCGGTGGGCGACCGCATCCACACCTCGCCGGTCTCCCCGGGCGGGAGCGGGTTGCCCTCCTCGTCGGTGATGCGCAGCGAGCCGCCGAACGCGGGCCGCCCCAGCGCGGCCGGCCGCGTACGGTCGTAAATCATGATCGTCTGGGCGGGGGCGGCCTCGGTGGACGTGTAGTAGTTCGTCACGGTCGCGTTCGGGAAGGCCGCCGACAGCCGTTCCGACAAGGCGGGGGGAAGCGCGGCCGCCGCCGACCCGAGCAGCACCACGCTGGACATGTCGTGCCGCTCGTGCAGCCCGGCGTCGAGCAGCTCGATCGCCATGGACGGCACCAGGAACACGGTTCCCGGGCGGTAGGTCTCGATCAGCCGGGCGAACCGGCCGGGGGTGAACCTCGCCGGGGTCAGCACGGCCGGCCGGGCGTCCAGCGCGTTGATCAGCATGGTCTGCCCGGCGTTGGTGCCGATCGGGAAGGCGTGCAGCAGATGGCGCGAGTGGGCGAACCTGCGGTGCTTGGGCTGCGTGACGCACCCGTAGGCGAGGTTGGCGTGGCTGGCGCCGACCCCCTTGGGCCGCCCGGTCGTGCCGGAGGTGTAGAGGATCTGCGCCAGGTCGCCGGGCCGCACCCGCGGCATATCCGGCGCCGTCTCCGGATCGAAACCGGCCTCCAGCTCCGCCGGGGTCGCGCTCCAGTGCTCTCCCTCTGGCGCCGCCAGATCGCGGCCGAGCAGCACCGCCGACGCCGCGCAGTGGCCGGCCATGTAGCGCAGCTCGGCCGGGGCCAGCCGGTCCGACATCGGCACGGCCACCGCGCCCGCCTTGAGTACCCCGAAGAACGCCACCGCGAAGTCGATCCAGTCGCGGCTGCCGAAGTGCAGCGCCACCCGGTCTCCCGGGGCGACGCCCCGGGCGGCCAGCCCGGCGGCGAGCGCGGCCGACCTGTGGTCCCATTCGGCGAAGGTGAGCGCCCCGTGTCCCTCGACGATCATCGCGACGCCGTCGGGCTCCTGCTCCGCGCGCAGCCGCAGCAGCTCCGGCACGGTGAGCGTGGGCACGCCGCGCGCCCTCGTCGTCCTCGTCGTCCTCGGCGTCCCCGTCATGCGTGCTCCTTCTCGGGCTCGCGGCCTGCCCTGGTGTCGTCCGCCCGTGTGTCGCCTGTCCGGGCTTCCGTCTTGGCCTCCGTACGGGCGGCCGCGATGCGCTCGGTCAGCGCCTGGTAACCGACGATGTCGTCCGGCAGGGCGTCGGGCACCTCGACGTCGAACCGGCGCAGCACCCGGACCCGCAGCGCGACCAGCGCGATGACCGCGATAGCCACCGCGAAGCAGGCGTACATGAAGCCGATGCCGCGTCCCGCGCCGGTGCCGAGCAGCACGCCCGCCGTGTTCGCGAGCGGCCCGTCCGGGGCGAGCAGCGGCTCGAACACCTGCGCGCCGTACGGCGCGACCAGGCCGAACCCGATCGGCAGGGTGGACCAGGCGACCAGCGTGTTGAGCGCGATGACCCGGCCGTGGAACCGCTGCGGCACCTTGACCTGGATGATCGTGGCGTAGACGCCGTTCAGCAGGGTGAGGCACAGCGACATGCCGAACGCGCCGACCGCGATGAGGAACAGGTCGGGGCGCAGCCCGGTCAGCAGGCAGAACACCGACAGCGCTAGCGTCGACAGCAGCACGCCGAGCAGCCGCCTGCGGCGCGGCCCGCCCCACGCGGCCATGGCCAGGCCGCCGAGGAACGCGCCGAGCCCGCCCGCGAACGACACCCGGCCGACCTCGGCCAGCGTGCCGAACGACAGCACCAGCGGCGAGATCATCATGAACAGCGGGGACAGGAAGATGTTCAGCACCGC
This region includes:
- a CDS encoding class I adenylate-forming enzyme family protein → MTGTPRTTRTTRARGVPTLTVPELLRLRAEQEPDGVAMIVEGHGALTFAEWDHRSAALAAGLAARGVAPGDRVALHFGSRDWIDFAVAFFGVLKAGAVAVPMSDRLAPAELRYMAGHCAASAVLLGRDLAAPEGEHWSATPAELEAGFDPETAPDMPRVRPGDLAQILYTSGTTGRPKGVGASHANLAYGCVTQPKHRRFAHSRHLLHAFPIGTNAGQTMLINALDARPAVLTPARFTPGRFARLIETYRPGTVFLVPSMAIELLDAGLHERHDMSSVVLLGSAAAALPPALSERLSAAFPNATVTNYYTSTEAAPAQTIMIYDRTRPAALGRPAFGGSLRITDEEGNPLPPGETGEVWMRSPTATRSYYGDAEASARSFRDGWVRMGDVGYVDADGYLYLVDRESDVVKTGAFKVSTLQVEAALHEHPGIAEAAVFGLPHPVLGSVLGAAIVPRTKPSTESPGSSESPGLSESPGLSESPGLSESPGLSESEVRAFLMDRLAWHELPERVLVVDSLPRNQSGKVIKKELPALLGGLSSTTEGE